In a single window of the Trichoderma breve strain T069 chromosome 6, whole genome shotgun sequence genome:
- a CDS encoding fcf1 domain-containing protein, translating to MGVAKKTRKFGQVKRVIGLKDVRLKENRLKEELKQKEKEARRTVGGEVVKEVAQMPSGMYFAHNDNLKPPYSVLVDTNFLSHTVQRKLSLLESMMDCLYAKCNPIITSCVMAELEKLGTKYRLALKIARDERWQRIQCDHKGTYADDCIVDRVTKDRIYIVGTNDKALKQRLRKIPGVPIMSVARGKYRASPPLCITKGLQKADDKAENQRTGQNTIRRDNEMDLGMNSGSSASLVKKRTRILLSCAPCRNSKLKCDREQPCGQCAKKGRLDLCVYAPKPEKKRPAAKGMAARLKRLEGMVRGMMDDEGNLRSGPQAAEGVAPQLKGKVVHGDNATTYVGATHCLAMLEDIEDIKAYFDDPGDSDDDLLPGEELDGPEMLLYSRGAPTSREELLAQLPERHVADRLVTRYFSSKSPSQHVVHRPTFTRAYVKFWQNPGEASLHWVALLFMVLALGVFFNNFSAPDEVESDSPISVKDRIKQYRSCAGWALIWGKYSQPTSVTVPAFILYVEADFILNRAAQMNCYILSGVCVRLMLKMGFHRDPSHLANISPFEGEMRRRQWNMAAQIDLLVSFHMGLPSMLAGIETDTELPRNLEDDDFDEKCKELPQPRPENVYTFMTYAIHKSRLLRVFSKVAQQAHSLTPPSYSDVLKLDNLLTETWSSIPSFMYVKPLEECVGEEPHQIIQRYGIASLYHKSRCVLHRRYLAEADPKPEHDYSRNQCLDAATTLLDFQYASWLGCQPGNVLGRSGWFMSSLAVHDFMLAAMILYLIIQNDNYSEDGSGFGTAGRQREAPTKEQLIAMIRRSHDISCQVFNKLTDLRKTADTLAVMLAKLGRPVERSSPASSSTQYPQSGRDSSRSVSSHVVSLDAVGYASDYPNSGLEDSGSSSGPTPFSQGQPASTAANAGAIPSRSNAGAPIANNINQFDMSWMLSVDNVDWRHLDASLGQNVTDGSGSSTAQSWMERMPLDDVDMLNADLWNMAPETDGQ from the exons ATGGGTGtcgcgaagaagacgagaaagtTTGGACAG GTCAAACGAGTCATCGGCCTGAAAGATGTCCGACTCAAGGAAAACCGATTGAAAGAAGAACTcaagcagaaggagaaggaggccagGAGGACAGTCGGAGGAGAAGTCGTCAAGGAAGTTGCCCAGATGCCGAGCGGCATGTATTTCGCCCACAACGACAATCTCAAGCCGCCCTATAGCGTCCTCGTCGATACAAATTTCCTAAGTCATACCGTTCAGAGGAAGCTGTCGCTGCTGGAATCCATGATGGACTGCCTCTACGCAAAGTGCAACCCCATCATCACCTCATGCGTCATGGCCGAACTCGAGAAACTCGGCACAAAATACAGACTGGCTTTGAAAATTGCTAGAGACGAGAGGTGGCAGCGGATACAGTGCGATCACAAGGGCACGTATGCAGACGACTGCATCGTGGACCGGGTGACCAAGGATCGGATATACATCGTGGGGACCAACGACAAGGCGCTGAAGCAGAGGCTGCGAAAAATTCCTGGTGTTCCGATCATGAGTGTCGCGAGGGGCAAATAT CGAGCATCGCCACCCCTTTGTATTACAAAAGGCTTACAAAAGGCCGACGACAAGGCTGAGAACCAGCGCACTGGGCAAAACACCATCAGGCGTGACAACGAAATGGATTTGGGAATGAACTCGGGGAGCTCAGCATCCCTTGTAAAGAAGCGCACGCGGATTCTCCTCTCGTGCGCGCCATGCCGGAACTCGAAGCTCAAGTGTGACCGTGAGCAGCCATGCGGGCAGTGCGCCAAGAAGGGCCGCCTGGACTTGTGCGTCTATGCGCCAAagccggagaagaagaggccggCGGCCAAGGGCATGGCGGCGCGGCTGAAGAGGCTCGAGGGCATGGTGCGAGGCATGATGGACGACGAGGGGAATCTCAGATCGGGGCCTCAGGCGGCGGAGGGCGTTGCGCCGCAGCTCAAAGGAAAAGTTGTTCATGGAGATAATGCGACGACGTATGTGGGCGCCACTCACTGTCTGGCGATGCTTGAAGAT ATTGAGGATATCAAAGCCTACTTTGACGATCCTGGGGACTCGGATGACGACTTGTTGCCAGGCGAAGAGCTGGATGGACCGGAGATGCTTCTTTACTCTCGAGGGGCGCCAACTAGTCGTGAAGAACTTCTTGCTCAGCTACCCGAGAGGCATGTAGCGGACAGACTAGTTACGCGGTATTTTTCATCTAAAAGCCCGTCTCAAC ACGTTGTTCACCGTCCGACATTCACAAGAGCG TATGTGAAATTCTGGCAAAACCCTGGTGAAGCCTCACTTCATTGGGTAGCCCTACTCTTCATGGTACTCGCGCTGGGCGTGTTTTTCAATAACTTTTCCGCCCCCGACGAGGTTGAGAGTGATTCGCCGATATCAGTCAAGGACAGAATCAAGCAGTACCGCTCATGTGCGGGATGGGCGTTGATATGGGGCAAATACTCTCAGCCGACGTCTGTAACGGTGCCGGCGTTTATTCTTTATGTGGAAGCCGACTTCATTCTCAACCGAGCGGCGCAGATGAACTGCTACATCCTGTCGGGCGTCTGCGTGCGGTTGATGCTCAAGATGGGATTCCATAGAGATCCTTCTCACCTGGCCAACATTTCCCCCTTTGAAGGCGAGATGAGGCGCAGACAGTGGAACATGGCTGCCCAGATCGACCTCCTCGTCTCCTTTCACATGGGTCTGCCGAGCATGCTCGCTGGTATTGAAACAGATACGGAGCTGCCGCGTAAcctggaagacgacgactttgacgaAAAGTGCAAGGAGCTGCCGCAGCCACGGCCGGAGAACGTTTACACATTTATGACTTACGCTATCCACAAATCCAGACTACTTCGTGTATTCAGCAAAGTTGCCCAGCAGGCTCACTCACTAACACCGCCGAGCTACAGCGATGTGCTGAAGCTGGATAACCTGTTGACCGAGACTTGGAGCAGCATCCCGTCATTCATGTATGTGAAGCCGTTGGAAGAGTGCGTCGGCGAGGAGCCCCACCAGATCATTCAACGATACGGAATTGCGTCTCTATATCACAAGAGCCGCTGCGTTCTCCATCGACGCTACCTGGCAGAGGCAGACCCAAAGCCCGAGCACGACTACTCGCGAAATCAGTGCCTGGATGCCGCTACGACACTGCTGGACTTTCAATATGCTTCTTGGTTGGGCTGTCAGCCCGGCAATGTCCTCGGCCGCTCGGGCTGGTTCATGAGCTCGCTCGCCGTGCACGACTTTATGCTCGCCGCCATGATTCTATATCTCATCATCCAGAACGACAACTATTCCGAAGACGGCTCTGGCTTCGGCACGGCGGGCAGGCAAAGGGAGGCGCCGACCAAGGAGCAGCTGATTGCCATGATTCGGCGATCACATGATATCAGCTGTCAAGTATTCAACAAGTTGACGGATCTAAGAAAGACGGCGGATACACTGGCTGTGATGCTGGCCAAGCTCGGACGGCCAGTTGAGCGAAGCTCGCCTGCTTCCTCCAGCACGCAATACCCACAGTCCGGTAGGGACTCGAGTCGATCAGTATCTAGCCATGTAGTATCTCTCGATGCTGTTGGATACGCCTCTGACTATCCCAACAGCGGACTCGAAG ATTCAGGCTCTAGCTCCGGCCCAACACCATTCTCCCAGggtcagccagccagcacTGCAGCTAATGCGGGAGCTATACCCAGCCGCAGCAACGCCGGTGCGCCAATAGCAAACAACATTAACCAGTTCGACATGTCTTGGATGTTATCTGTGGATAACGTAGACTGG CGACATCTAGATGCTTCCCTCGGCCAGAATGTGACGGATGGGTCGGGTTCCAGCACGGCTCAGTCGTGGATGGAGAGAATGCCGCTGGACGATGTGGATATGTTGAATGCCGATCTTTGGAATATGGCCCCTGAAACTGATGGCCAATGA
- a CDS encoding ERG2 and sigma1 receptor like protein domain-containing protein: protein MPRNEPSPPGISRLLAILGLLTALLASVVYVLDQDLERFYVFDTDHLHDLAQRGVAEHGNNTRGIVKYIVDELNEKVPGYVNLEEDWVFNNAGGAMGAMYIIHASVTEYLIIFGTAIGTEGHTGRHTADDYFHILSGTQVAYVPGEYEPEVYPAGSVHHLRRGDAKQYKMPEGCFALEYARGWIPPMLFFGFADGLSSTLDFPTLWKTTYITGQQMIGNLLKGKL, encoded by the exons ATGCCTCGCAACGAACCCTCCCCGCCCGGCATCAGCCGCCTGCTGGCCATCCTGGGCCTTTTGACGGCGCTGCTAGCATCCGTGGTGTACGTGCTCGACCAGGACCTGGAGCGGTTCTACGTCTTCGATACGGATCACCTGCACGATCTTGCGCAGCGGGGAGTCGCCGAGCATGGCAACAACACGCGGGGCATCGTCAAGTACATCGTGGACGAGCTGAATGAGAAAGTGCCGGGATACGTCAACCTGGAGGAGGACTGGGTGTTTAACAATGCTGGCGGGGCCATGGGAGCCATGTATATCATCCACGCCAGCGTGACTGAGtatctcatcatctttg GCACGGCCATCGGCACAGAGGGCCACACCGGCCGCCACACGGCCGACGACTACTTCCACATCCTGTCCGGCACGCAGGTCGCCTACGTCCCCGGCGAGTACGAGCCCGAGGTGTATCCCGCCGGCAGCGTGCACCACCTGCGCCGCGGCGACGCCAAGCAGTACAAGATGCCCGAGGGCTGCTTCGCGCTCGAGTACGCCCGCGGCTGGATCCCGCCcatgctcttcttcggctttgCAGATGGCCTGAGCAGCACGCTCGACTTCCCGACGCTGTGGAAGACGACGTACATTACTGGCCAGCAGATGATTGGGAACTTGCTCAAGGGGAAGCTGTGA
- a CDS encoding der1-like family domain-containing protein codes for MAELSTDAYWRAPPIARTVATITFGLSCAVHTGVLAGDLFYYDFRYLLRIPPQVWRIVTCFLITFPNLGILFDTFHMYMYMSQLERGHPRLSRREDFVWYLTFVSGTILILSHLTGFGFGVLTQALLLAMAYTVTQEQRGQQTNYMFIQIPSQLVPFAMMAINLFFPGGIGIVLLQLHGLAAAHLYLFLSKIWPEVGGGRNWVQTPAFISSLVNGVAPAPQQRPAVAGARVPDAASGRSSGASRGPLPDSWRTRGPGHRLG; via the exons ATGGCAGAGCTTTCTACGGACGCATACTGGCGAGCGCCGCCCATTGCTAG AACTGTTGCGACCATTACCTTTGGTCTATCCTGCGCTGTACACACGGGAGTCCTTGCCGGGGATCTCTTCTACTATGACTTTCGCTACTTACTGCGGATCCCTCCGCAAGTTTGGCGTATCGTAACATGCTTCTTGATTACCTTCCCAAACCTGGGTATTCTGTTTGACACTTTccacatgtacatgtacatgagTCAGCTGGAGAGAGGTCATCCGCGATTGTCTCGACGAGAAGATTTCGTCTGGTACCTGACTTTCGTTAGCGGAACGATTCTG ATACTGAGTCACCTGACGGGCTTCGGGTTTGGAGTACTGACGcaagctcttctccttgccatGGCCTATACCGTAACCCAGGAGCAGCGAGGGCAGCAAACGAACTACATGTTCATTCAAATCCCGTCCCAGCTTGTGCCGtttgccatgatggccaTCAACCTTTTCTTCCCCGGTGGTATTGGCATCGTattgctgcagcttcatggACTTGCAGCGGCACACTTGTATCTGTTCCTCAGCAAGATCTGGCCTGAGGTTGGAGGTGGCCGAAACTGGGTTCAGACTCCTGCGTTTATTAGTTCGTTGGTGAATGGGgtagcaccagcaccacaACAACGACCAGCAGTAGCTGGAGCCAGAGTGCCTGATGCAGCATCCGGTCGAAGTAGTGGTGCGTCTCGTGGACCACTGCCAGACTCGTGGCGGACAAGAGGACCTGGGCACCGCCTAGGCTGA
- a CDS encoding DNA polymerase III, delta subunit domain-containing protein produces MPAAKPEEKGESSNATSKAVLAASSNGSPNYELPWVEKYRPVFLDDVVGNTETIERLKIIAKEGNMPHVIISGMPGIGKTTSVLCLARQLLGESYKEAVLELNASDERGIDVVRNRIKGFAQKKVTLPAGRHKLVILDEADSMTSGAQQALRRTMEIYSNTTRFAFACNQSNKIIEPLQSRCAILRYAKLTDEQVVKRLLQIIEAEKVEYSDDGLAALVFSAEGDMRQAINNLQSTWAGFGFVSGDNVFKVVDSPHPIKVQAMLKACYEGNVDSALDTLRELWDLGYSSHDIISTMFKVTKTMPTLSEHSKLEFIKEIGFTHMKILEGVQTLLQLSGCVARLCKLNMDPKRFKTSSK; encoded by the exons ATGCCCGCCGCAAAGccagaagaaaagggcgagtCCTCGAATGCCACGTCAAAGGCAGTTCTTGCAGCTTCGTCCAATGGATCACCTAACTATGAGTTACCATG GGTGGAAAAGTATCGCCCGGTGTTCCTGGACGACGTTGTCGGCAACACAGAGACTATTGAGCGTTTGAAGATTATAGCCAAGGAGGGAAACATGCCACACGTCATTATATCGGGTATGCCCGGCATTGGAAAGACGACCAGTGTTCTCTGCCTAGCCCGCCAGCTGCTAGGAGAATCATACAAGGAGGCTGTCCTGGAACTCAATGCCAGTGATGAACGAG GTATTGATGTCGTGCGTAACCGAATCAAGGGCTTTGCGCAGAAGAAAGTTACCTTGCCCGCTGGCAGACACAAGCTGGTTATTCTCGACGAAGCCGACAGTATGACATCCGGTGCCCAGCAAGCTCTCCGTAGAACAATGGAGATTTATTCCAACACCACTAGATTTGCATTCGCCTGCAACCAGTCCAACAAAATCATCGAGCCGCTGCAATCACGATGCGCAATCCTTCGGTATGCCAAATTGACGGATGAACAAGTCGTGAAGCGGTTGCTGCAAATCATCGAGGCGGAAAAGGTTGAATACAGCGACGATGGCTTGGCCGCCTTGGTTTTTAGTGCAGAGGGAGATATGCGACAAGCCATTAACAACTTGCAATCAACATGGGCTGGTTTCGGTTTTGTTTCTGgcgacaatgtcttcaagGTGGTCGACTCACCGCACCCAATCAAAGTGCAGGCCATGCTGAAAGCTTGCTACGAGGGAAATGTTGATTCAGCTCTGGACACCCTCCGGGAGCTGTGGGATTTGGGATACTCGAGCCACGATATTATCAGTACCATGTTCAAGGTCACAAAGACAATGCCGACGCTCAGCGAACATTCAAAGCTAGAgttcatcaaggagattggctTCACACACATGAAGATTCTGGAAGGTGTTCAGACCCTACTTCAGCTGTCTGGGTGTGTCGCTCGTCTGTGCAAGCTCAACATGGATCCCAAGAGGTTTAAAACATCGTCAAAATAG
- a CDS encoding nmrA-like family domain-containing protein produces the protein MPAQLNGSVTGALPIHIATDQTNGFHKQHKHSRSSYSESSPLANSRNNSLTFRPTKRFMSTPKTIAVINASGRQAASLIRVATAVGYHVRAQLRNLEGVVATEVSTNPNVTIINGPMPGVGVNHDLIDNLFRGAQLAFINTTFYGDELQIGKALADAAKKANIQHYIYSSMPDHAVYHTGWPSLPLWAAKHKVEEYVRELGLPATFVYTGIYNNNFTSLLYPLFCMELQPDGSFTWQAPFHEDAKLPWLDAEHDVGPAIIQLFKDGVSKWQGERIALAYEYLTPVEACKLFARGVGRPVRYIRGPIDIKVRIPTGYRQQLEALEKLFDPNEKDPAKQPPYFGDPKLEASCPREALELWEGPRGLEEYAREMFPLEEEANGLTWMFDEEDDGHEARMQATTTSVENMRIQDDVEDESSDDDDEDGLVMRGLKRAEESWLA, from the exons ATGCCGGCACAACTCAACGGGTCCGTTACGGGCGCCCTTCCCATCCATATCGCGACCGACCAGACAAACGGCTTCCACAAGCAACATAAGCATTCGCGATCCTCCTACTCGGAGTCTTCCCCTCTGGCCAACTCGAGGAACAATTCCTTGACCTTCCGCCCTACCAAGAGATTCATGTCGACGCCAAAGACCATTGCCGTTATAAACGCTAGCGGCCGCCAAGCTGCGTCGCTGATCCGCGTGGCTACGGCCGTTGGTTACCATGTTCGTGCACAGCTGCGGAATCTCGAAGGAGTTGTCGCTACCGAAGTGTCCACCAACCCCAACGTCACTATCATT AACGGCCCCATGCCCGGCGTCGGCGTCAACCACGATTTGATCGACAATCTTTTCCGCGGCGCACAGCTCGCCTTCATCAACACTACTTTTTACGGAGATGAACTGCAGATCGGCAAGGCTCTGGCCGATGCGGcgaaaaaggcaaacatcCAACACTACATCTACTCTTCCATGCCCGACCACGCAGTATACCACACCGGGTGGCCGTCGTTGCCTCTATGGGCCGCCAAGCACAAGGTTGAAGAATATGTGAGGGAGCTGGGTCTGCCTGCCACCTTTGTCTACACCGGCATCTACAATAACAATTTCACCTCGCTGCTTTACCCATTGTTCTGCATGGAGCTGCAGCCGGATGGCTCTTTCACATGGCAGGCTCCGTTCCACGAAGACGCCAAGCTCCCTTGGTTGGATGCTGAACATGACGTTGGGCCTGCCATTATACAACTTTTCAAGGACGGCGTATCCAAGTGGCAAGGGGAGCGCATCGCCTTGGCGTACGAATACTTGACTCCGGTGGAAGCTTGCAAGCTCTTTGCCCGCGGAGTCGGCCGCCCTGTCCGCTATATAAGAGGACCTATCGATATCAAAGTTCGCATTCCTACAGGATATCGACAACAGCTGGAGGCTCTGGAGAAGCTTTTTGATCCCAACGAGAAGGACCCCGCGAAGCAGCCCCCCTACTTTGGTGACCCAAAGCTGGAAGCCAGCTGCCCGCGGGAAGCGCTTGAGTTGTGGGAGGGCCCTCGAGGGCTAGAAGAGTATGCCAGAGAAATGTTCccactggaagaagaagccaatgGCTTGACGTGGATGtttgacgaggaggatgacggcCATGAGGCCCGGATGCAGGCCACAACGACTTCTGTGGAAAATATGAGAATCCAGGATGATGTAGAGGACGAGTCGtccgacgatgacgacgaagatgggCTTGTCATGCGTGGCCTGAAGCGAGCTGAAGAAAGCTGGCTTGCTTAG